Proteins co-encoded in one Xylanibacillus composti genomic window:
- the trmB gene encoding tRNA (guanosine(46)-N7)-methyltransferase TrmB gives MRLRRKADTIDVLQGKERIVLNAEQWKGRWMELFVRNAPVHAELGMGKGRFITELARLHPDINFIGIDRYDELIRRAYEKALVAGAGEMPGNLVLVRANVEHIDQMFAESELSHIYLNHSDPWPKKRHENRRLTHPRFMNKYMHILEPGGEIHLKTDAASLFEYSLNVFADMNLRMRNISLNVHAEGTPPGHVFTEYEQKFVAEGLPIYRVEVLTNKEAGS, from the coding sequence ATGCGTTTGAGAAGAAAGGCCGATACGATCGATGTGCTGCAGGGCAAGGAGCGCATTGTGCTGAATGCCGAGCAGTGGAAAGGACGCTGGATGGAGCTGTTCGTTCGGAATGCTCCGGTCCATGCGGAATTGGGGATGGGAAAAGGGCGTTTTATCACGGAGCTGGCGCGGCTGCACCCGGATATCAATTTTATCGGGATCGACCGGTATGACGAGCTGATCCGGCGTGCCTACGAAAAGGCGCTGGTTGCGGGAGCTGGCGAGATGCCCGGCAATCTGGTGCTGGTGCGGGCCAATGTCGAGCACATTGACCAGATGTTCGCTGAATCCGAACTGTCCCATATTTACCTGAACCATAGCGATCCGTGGCCGAAGAAGAGACATGAAAACCGGAGATTGACTCATCCCCGGTTTATGAATAAGTATATGCATATCTTGGAGCCGGGCGGCGAAATCCACTTGAAGACGGATGCAGCCAGCCTGTTCGAGTATTCGTTGAATGTGTTCGCTGACATGAACCTCCGCATGCGGAACATCAGCTTGAACGTGCACGCAGAAGGAACGCCGCCCGGACATGTCTTTACCGAGTACGAGCAAAAATTCGTTGCCGAGGGGCTGCCCATTTACCGTGTCGAAGTGTTGACGAACAAGGAGGCAGGCTCCTGA